A window of the Fusobacterium simiae genome harbors these coding sequences:
- the glmL gene encoding methylaspartate mutase accessory protein GlmL yields MSTSIYLTIDFGSTYTKLTAIDLDKEEIVATSKSMTTVKTDVLIGFNEAFEILENDLKQKLGDYKIIKKVACSSAAGGLKIIAIGLVPDLTTEAAKKAALSSGARVIKTYAFNLTDKDIEEISKLPYDMLLLTGGTNGGNREYILNNAEILAKNNIKKPIVIAGNEEVKEQVVEIFKTYNIEYYTSENVMPVVNKINVIPVKEVIREVFMKNIVKAKGMENVKKIVGDIIMPTPTAVMKAAEIFSKDDNNSIVIDIGGATTDVHSIGKGLPKTNDIQLKGMEEPYSKRTVEGDLGMRYSALALYEAASLNKIREYLGSKDSKINIRENFKFRQENPDFVAETEDDLIFDEMMAMLCTEIAMNRHVGTLESIFSPMGTLFVQNGKDLTDVKYVIGTGGIINNSRNPRKILDLTLFNENNPLLLKPKYPKFLVDKTYIMSAMGLLANDYPDIAYQIMKKYLVEI; encoded by the coding sequence ATGAGTACCAGTATTTATCTCACAATAGATTTTGGTAGTACATATACAAAGTTAACTGCAATAGATTTAGATAAAGAAGAAATAGTTGCCACATCAAAATCAATGACAACTGTAAAAACAGATGTTCTAATTGGTTTTAATGAAGCATTTGAAATATTAGAAAATGACTTAAAACAAAAATTAGGAGACTATAAGATAATAAAAAAAGTGGCTTGTTCTTCAGCAGCAGGTGGATTAAAGATTATTGCTATTGGTTTAGTTCCAGACTTGACAACAGAAGCTGCAAAAAAAGCAGCATTAAGTTCAGGTGCAAGAGTTATAAAAACTTATGCTTTTAATTTAACTGATAAAGATATTGAAGAAATCTCTAAACTTCCTTATGATATGTTACTTTTAACAGGTGGTACTAATGGAGGAAATAGGGAGTATATTTTAAATAATGCTGAAATTCTAGCTAAAAACAATATAAAAAAGCCTATTGTTATTGCAGGAAATGAAGAAGTAAAAGAACAAGTTGTAGAAATATTTAAGACCTATAATATTGAATACTATACAAGTGAAAATGTAATGCCTGTTGTAAATAAAATAAATGTAATTCCTGTTAAAGAAGTTATAAGAGAAGTCTTTATGAAAAATATTGTAAAAGCTAAGGGAATGGAGAATGTCAAAAAAATTGTTGGAGATATAATTATGCCTACTCCAACAGCTGTTATGAAAGCTGCTGAAATTTTTTCAAAGGATGATAATAATTCTATTGTAATAGATATAGGTGGAGCTACAACTGATGTACATTCTATTGGAAAGGGATTACCAAAAACTAATGACATTCAATTAAAAGGAATGGAAGAACCTTATTCTAAAAGAACTGTTGAAGGTGATTTAGGAATGAGATATTCTGCATTGGCTCTCTATGAAGCTGCCAGTTTAAATAAAATTAGAGAATATTTAGGAAGTAAGGATTCAAAAATAAATATAAGAGAAAATTTTAAATTCAGGCAAGAAAATCCTGATTTTGTAGCTGAAACAGAAGATGATTTAATTTTTGATGAAATGATGGCAATGTTATGCACTGAAATTGCTATGAACAGACATGTTGGTACTTTAGAATCTATCTTTTCCCCTATGGGAACTCTATTTGTTCAAAATGGTAAGGATTTAACTGATGTAAAATATGTAATAGGAACTGGTGGAATTATAAATAATAGTAGAAATCCAAGAAAAATATTAGATTTAACTCTATTTAATGAAAATAATCCACTTCTTTTAAAACCAAAATATCCAAAATTTTTAGTTGATAAAACCTATATTATGTCTGCTATGGGTCTACTTGCTAATGACTATCCAGACATAGCTTATCAAATAATGAAAAAATATCTAGTAGAAATATAA
- a CDS encoding methylaspartate mutase subunit E: MPVTFKKIDKKDFLEMRKNFLENYQNLADFDLDTAFRFHKSLPDYKNFQKKIEKSIQDNKIMTQAYSKETLLEDLIKNLNTFHRVGQADFLSIIIDSHTRENHYDNAKIALEDSIKSNKSLLNGFPLINYGVKLARKIINDVEIPLQIKHGSPDARLLVEIALLAGFSAFDGGGISHSIPFSKSISLKDSLENWKYVDRLVGLYEENGIKVNREIFSPLTATLVPPAISNSIQILETLLAVEQGVKNISIGVAQYGNITQDIASLLALKEQIQFYLETFSFKDINVSTVFSEWIGGFPEEELKAYSLISYSATIALFSKANRVFIKNIDEYSKNLLGNTMINSLILTKTILDIGNSQKISNYEDITLEKEQIKKETAQIITKVFSICDGNLSKAIIEAFKYGIIDIPFAPSKYNLGKMMPARDSEGMIRYLDIGNLPFCPLIKDFHYKKIKERAEKESREIDFQMTIDDIFAMSQGKLLNKKSRE, from the coding sequence ATGCCAGTTACATTTAAAAAAATTGATAAAAAAGATTTTTTAGAAATGAGAAAAAATTTTTTAGAAAATTACCAAAATTTAGCTGATTTTGATTTAGATACTGCTTTTAGGTTTCATAAATCATTACCAGATTATAAAAACTTTCAAAAGAAAATAGAAAAATCTATACAAGATAATAAAATTATGACTCAAGCATATAGTAAAGAAACTCTGTTAGAAGATTTAATAAAAAATCTAAATACTTTTCATAGAGTTGGTCAAGCAGATTTTCTTTCAATTATAATTGATTCTCACACTAGAGAAAACCATTATGATAATGCAAAAATAGCATTAGAAGACTCTATAAAATCTAATAAGTCTCTTTTAAATGGTTTTCCTTTAATAAATTATGGAGTAAAATTAGCAAGAAAAATTATAAATGATGTTGAAATTCCTTTACAAATAAAACATGGCTCTCCAGATGCAAGATTATTAGTTGAAATAGCTTTATTAGCAGGTTTTTCTGCCTTTGATGGTGGAGGAATCAGTCATAGTATACCTTTTAGTAAATCTATTTCATTAAAAGATAGTTTAGAAAACTGGAAATATGTAGATAGACTTGTTGGTCTTTATGAAGAGAATGGAATAAAAGTAAATAGAGAAATTTTTTCTCCTCTTACTGCTACACTTGTTCCACCTGCAATATCTAATTCAATACAAATTTTAGAAACCTTACTTGCTGTTGAACAAGGTGTGAAAAATATAAGTATAGGTGTGGCTCAATATGGAAATATTACACAAGATATTGCTAGCCTGTTAGCTCTTAAAGAACAAATCCAATTTTATTTGGAGACTTTTTCTTTTAAAGATATCAATGTTTCAACTGTATTTAGTGAATGGATAGGAGGCTTTCCAGAAGAGGAATTAAAAGCCTATTCTTTAATTTCTTATTCTGCAACTATAGCTCTCTTTTCTAAGGCTAATAGAGTATTTATCAAAAATATAGACGAATATTCTAAAAATTTACTAGGAAATACTATGATTAATTCTTTAATCTTAACTAAAACAATTTTAGATATTGGTAATTCACAAAAAATAAGTAATTATGAAGATATAACTTTAGAAAAAGAACAAATAAAAAAAGAAACTGCTCAAATAATTACAAAAGTCTTTTCAATATGTGATGGAAATTTAAGTAAAGCTATTATAGAGGCTTTTAAATATGGAATAATTGATATCCCTTTTGCTCCATCAAAATATAATTTAGGTAAAATGATGCCTGCAAGAGATAGTGAAGGAATGATAAGATATTTAGATATTGGTAATTTACCTTTTTGCCCTTTAATAAAAGATTTTCACTATAAAAAAATAAAAGAAAGAGCAGAAAAGGAAAGTAGAGAAATTGATTTTCAAATGACTATTGATGACATTTTTGCTATGAGTCAAGGAAAATTATTAAATAAGAAAAGCCGTGAATAA
- the fomA gene encoding major outer membrane protein FomA, with translation MKKIALVLGSLLVVGAVASAKEVMPAPEATPEKVVEYVEKPVIVYRDREVAPAWKPNGSFDIKETWYGEAENKTPGEDTDKDWARGRTNAGRLQMLLNLNFTQKQSLQIRSRTYQTFRSTDSGKSGKSADHLRFRYHYDFGKLGTSKVNAKSRLEYSQSNGDEGTKQVKASVLFDITDYFPSSDYFKVESFGFRPGYTHRWTGHGSGVEGQSFSSGTANRYTLDFESTYKLPWGFSAELNLYSGYDRHNKRFAVGTNGDTKKGQFYGYMEAYLYQHTPLYKINNVEFAFDFEGGYDTYEFRQYKVITNHEGRRTDRRSYSLYMTPYLSVSYKPTDFVKLYVAAGAEYRNWAVEAESEAKNWRWQPTAWAGMKVTF, from the coding sequence ATGAAAAAGATAGCATTAGTATTAGGCTCATTATTAGTAGTAGGGGCAGTAGCATCAGCTAAGGAAGTTATGCCTGCACCAGAAGCAACTCCAGAAAAAGTTGTGGAGTATGTAGAAAAACCAGTTATTGTTTATAGAGACAGGGAAGTAGCCCCTGCTTGGAAACCAAATGGCTCATTTGATATAAAAGAAACTTGGTATGGGGAAGCAGAAAATAAGACTCCTGGTGAAGACACAGATAAAGACTGGGCAAGAGGTAGAACAAATGCTGGAAGATTACAAATGCTACTAAATTTAAATTTTACTCAAAAACAATCTTTACAAATAAGATCAAGAACTTATCAAACTTTTAGAAGCACAGATAGTGGAAAATCAGGAAAAAGTGCAGATCATTTAAGATTTAGATATCATTATGATTTTGGGAAACTAGGGACTTCTAAAGTAAATGCTAAATCAAGATTAGAATATAGTCAATCTAATGGTGATGAAGGAACAAAACAAGTAAAAGCATCAGTATTATTTGACATTACAGATTATTTTCCTTCTTCTGACTATTTTAAAGTAGAAAGTTTTGGATTTAGACCTGGATATACTCATAGATGGACTGGACATGGCAGTGGAGTAGAAGGACAATCATTTAGTTCAGGGACAGCTAATAGATATACATTAGATTTTGAATCAACTTACAAATTACCATGGGGATTTAGTGCTGAATTAAATCTATATTCTGGATATGACAGACATAATAAAAGATTTGCAGTAGGAACTAATGGAGATACTAAAAAAGGACAATTTTATGGCTATATGGAAGCATATTTATATCAACATACTCCATTGTATAAAATAAATAATGTTGAATTTGCTTTTGACTTTGAAGGTGGGTATGATACTTATGAATTTCGTCAATATAAAGTAATTACTAATCATGAAGGAAGACGTACAGACAGAAGATCTTATAGCTTATATATGACACCATATCTTTCTGTTTCATACAAACCAACAGATTTTGTAAAATTATATGTGGCTGCTGGTGCTGAATATAGAAACTGGGCAGTTGAAGCTGAAAGTGAAGCTAAAAACTGGAGATGGCAACCAACTGCTTGGGCTGGTATGAAAGTTACTTTCTAA
- a CDS encoding 3-oxoacid CoA-transferase subunit B gives MEMDKNLVREVIAKRVAQEFHDGYVVNLGIGLPTLVANYVGDMDVIFQSENGCIGVGPAPEKGKEDPYLVNAGGGFITAAKGAMFFDSAYSFGIIRGGHVDATVLGALEVDEKGNLANWMIPGKKVPGMGGAMDLVIGAKHVIVAMEHTSNGAVKILKECKLPLTAVGVVNLIITEKAVFEVTDKGLVLKEITPYSSLEDIRATTAADFIVADDLKK, from the coding sequence ATGGAAATGGATAAAAATTTAGTCAGAGAAGTAATTGCGAAAAGAGTTGCTCAAGAGTTTCATGATGGATATGTTGTAAATTTAGGAATAGGACTTCCTACATTAGTTGCTAATTATGTGGGTGATATGGATGTTATTTTTCAAAGTGAAAATGGTTGTATAGGTGTTGGTCCTGCACCTGAAAAAGGAAAAGAAGATCCTTATTTAGTAAATGCAGGAGGAGGTTTTATAACTGCTGCAAAAGGTGCTATGTTCTTTGATTCTGCTTATTCTTTTGGAATAATAAGAGGAGGACATGTTGATGCGACTGTATTAGGAGCTTTAGAAGTAGATGAAAAAGGAAATCTTGCTAACTGGATGATTCCTGGAAAGAAAGTTCCTGGAATGGGTGGAGCAATGGATTTAGTTATAGGAGCTAAACATGTTATAGTTGCTATGGAACATACTTCAAATGGAGCAGTAAAAATATTAAAGGAATGTAAATTACCTTTAACTGCAGTAGGTGTTGTAAATTTAATAATAACAGAAAAAGCAGTTTTTGAAGTGACAGATAAAGGATTAGTTTTAAAAGAAATTACTCCTTATTCTTCATTGGAAGATATTAGAGCAACAACAGCAGCAGATTTCATAGTTGCTGATGATTTAAAAAAATAA
- a CDS encoding CoA transferase subunit A, which translates to MRQKIVSMEEAISHIKDGMTVHIGGFLACGTPESIVTALVEKGVKDLTIVCNDTGFLDRGVGRLVVNNQVKKVIASHIGTNPETGRRMQSGEMEVELVPQGTLAERIRAAGYGLGGILTPTGLGTIVQEGKQVINVDGKDYLLEKPIKADVALLFGTKVDELGNVICEKTTKNFNPLMATAADLVIVEALEVVPAGSLSPEHLDISRIFIDYIVKSK; encoded by the coding sequence ATGAGACAAAAAATAGTTTCAATGGAAGAAGCAATATCTCACATTAAAGATGGTATGACTGTTCATATTGGAGGCTTTCTAGCTTGTGGAACTCCAGAATCAATAGTTACAGCTCTTGTAGAGAAGGGTGTAAAAGACTTAACTATAGTTTGTAATGATACTGGTTTTCTAGATAGAGGTGTTGGAAGATTAGTAGTTAATAATCAAGTTAAAAAGGTAATAGCAAGTCATATAGGAACAAATCCAGAAACTGGAAGAAGAATGCAATCTGGAGAAATGGAAGTAGAATTAGTTCCTCAAGGAACTCTTGCTGAAAGAATTAGAGCAGCTGGTTATGGATTAGGTGGAATTTTAACTCCTACTGGATTAGGAACTATTGTTCAAGAAGGAAAACAAGTTATAAATGTTGATGGAAAAGATTATTTATTAGAAAAACCTATTAAAGCAGATGTAGCTTTATTATTTGGTACAAAAGTTGATGAATTAGGAAATGTTATTTGTGAAAAAACTACAAAGAACTTCAATCCATTGATGGCAACAGCAGCAGATCTTGTTATAGTAGAAGCTCTTGAAGTAGTACCAGCAGGTTCATTAAGTCCTGAACATTTGGATATATCAAGAATATTTATAGACTACATAGTAAAAAGTAAATAA
- a CDS encoding short-chain fatty acid transporter, with the protein MENVKEKKGLFKRFTSMCVRVMERWLPDPFIFCALLTFIVFIGAIFLTKATPLQVIGFWADGFWSLLAFSMQMALVLVTGHTLASSRLFKKMLSTFASGIKGPKQAIFIVSIVSAIACALNWGFGLVIGAIFAKEIAKKVKGVDYRLLIASAYTGFLVWHGGLSGSIPLQLASGGEGLAKQTAGAVTEAVPITQTLFSPMNIFIVVGLLIIVPLLNTAMFPSKDEVVEVDPKLLIEPEEVVIDSSKMTPAEKIENSRVVSILLSIMGFIYIGYYLITKGFALNLNLVNFIFLFLGILLHGTPRRYLNALAEAIKGAGGILLQFPFYAGIMGIMVGKDSEGVSLAILMSNFFVNISTERTFPVFSFISAGVVNFFVPSGGGQWAVQAPIVMPAGQAIGVSAAKSAMAIAWGDAWTNMIQPFWALPALGIAGLGAKDIMGYCLIVTVVSGLLICAGFLLF; encoded by the coding sequence ATGGAAAATGTTAAGGAAAAAAAAGGTTTATTTAAAAGATTTACTTCTATGTGTGTGCGTGTGATGGAAAGATGGCTTCCAGATCCATTTATATTTTGTGCTTTATTAACTTTTATAGTTTTTATTGGAGCTATATTTTTAACAAAAGCAACTCCTTTACAAGTAATTGGATTTTGGGCTGATGGTTTTTGGTCATTACTAGCTTTTTCAATGCAAATGGCATTAGTATTAGTAACAGGGCATACTTTAGCAAGTTCAAGATTATTTAAAAAAATGCTATCAACATTTGCTTCTGGAATAAAAGGACCTAAACAAGCAATATTTATAGTATCAATAGTTTCAGCTATAGCTTGTGCTTTAAACTGGGGATTTGGCTTAGTAATTGGGGCTATTTTTGCTAAAGAAATTGCTAAAAAAGTAAAAGGTGTTGATTACAGACTTCTTATAGCTTCTGCTTATACAGGGTTCTTAGTGTGGCATGGAGGATTATCTGGTTCAATTCCATTACAACTTGCAAGTGGAGGAGAAGGATTAGCAAAACAAACAGCTGGTGCTGTTACAGAAGCAGTTCCAATAACTCAAACATTATTTTCACCAATGAATATTTTTATAGTAGTTGGACTTTTAATAATAGTTCCTTTATTAAATACTGCAATGTTTCCAAGTAAAGATGAGGTTGTGGAAGTAGATCCAAAATTATTAATAGAACCAGAAGAAGTTGTTATAGATAGTTCAAAAATGACTCCAGCTGAAAAAATTGAAAATAGCAGAGTAGTTTCTATTTTGCTTTCAATTATGGGCTTTATCTATATAGGTTATTATTTAATAACAAAAGGTTTTGCATTAAACCTTAATTTAGTAAACTTTATATTCTTATTCTTGGGAATTTTACTACATGGAACTCCAAGAAGATATTTAAATGCACTTGCAGAAGCAATAAAAGGTGCGGGAGGGATATTATTACAATTTCCATTTTATGCAGGGATTATGGGCATAATGGTAGGAAAAGATTCAGAGGGAGTTTCATTAGCAATATTGATGTCTAATTTCTTTGTAAATATTTCTACTGAAAGAACATTTCCAGTATTTTCATTTATTAGTGCGGGAGTAGTAAATTTCTTTGTGCCTTCAGGTGGAGGGCAATGGGCAGTTCAAGCTCCAATAGTAATGCCAGCAGGACAAGCAATCGGTGTATCAGCAGCAAAATCTGCTATGGCAATAGCATGGGGTGATGCTTGGACAAATATGATACAACCATTCTGGGCTTTACCAGCATTAGGAATTGCAGGTTTGGGTGCTAAGGATATAATGGGTTACTGTTTAATTGTAACAGTAGTATCTGGTTTATTAATCTGTGCAGGTTTCTTGTTATTCTAG